DNA from bacterium:
TTTCGCCCCCATCGCTTCGGGCACCTTCCGTGAGGCCACGCCAGAGGAGGAAATCGCCCAGGACGTCACGCATTTGCTTAGCGAACTCGACGCGCCCGGGCAGCCCGCGACTGCGAGTTTCATGAACGAGCTCCAAAGCAAGATCCTGGAACTCTTGAGCAGCCATCCGCGCGTGAACTCGATTGAGGACGTCCAGATCAGGCCTGACGATACCAACGTCGCCGCGGTGACGATCCACGTGAACAATTCACCGCTTGCCATTACCGCAGGAGGACGATGACCATGGCTTCAGTCACCAAGAACAGTACCTATCACTTCGAGAAACTCAAGGCTGCCGTCAAGGCGCGGGTCCCGGGCCTCATCTTCCGCGCCTGGGATCCGCTCACAGCCTGGCTAGACGCCACCTCTAAGCGAGCAGCAGAGGTGAGCGCGGCGATCGCCCAAGTCCGCAACGATTTCTTCATCGACTCCGCCCAGGGAGACATGCTGCGCCGGCGCCTCGAGACCAACGAGGGGATTCCCAGGCTCCTCGCGAGGGGGGCTGACGACGGCCTGGTGACGCTTTCGCGCCAGACGCCCCCGAACGCGCCGATCACCTTCCCGGTTGGTGCGATCAGGGTGGCGCCACCGCCCGATCCATCCAAGCCATCGGCTGATCGGCCCTTCTACACCAACGCCCAGCCTCTGATCATCGCACCGGGGGCCACGTCCTGGACGGTGCCCTTCATCGCCAGTCGCGGCGGGACGGACACCAACATGCCGGTCGGCATCGCCTTGCAGATCATCACCCAGTCCACGCAGCTCGATGGGGCCGTGGTCGCCGAGGCTTTCACCAATGGCACCGACGACGAGTCGGACAGCGCCTATCGCTTGCGTGCCAAGCTCGAAATTCGCTCGCGCACCAAGGGCACGGATGACTCCCTCATCGCGGCGGCACTCACGGCGGGAGCGGTGGTCGCCTACACCGTCGAAGACTTCACGACGCCCGGGGCTGCGCCCGTTACGCTGTATTGCGCCGATGGGAACGGCCTTCTGCCCCCCGCGCTCCTTGCCGAGGTGCGGCGGCATCTCAACGGCGATCGAAACGCCAACCCACCGATCTCTGCTGCGCGGGCCAAAGGAATCTGGGTGGACGTGAAGCCGATCGAGGGGGTGACCTTCAACTTCAGCATCAAGCTCGTTCTACAGCCTTGGGTCACGGGCACGCTCGTGAGCCAATTGCGAGAGGATGTCCTTGGCGCCGTGACCACTTACGTCCGGAGCCTCAACGATCCAGGCGCGAACGATCGGGTGATGCGGATCAACCGCATCAAGGATATCTGCCTGAGTTTCCAGGGGCGCGGCGTGATCGACGTGGATAACGCGAGTTTCTTGCCGGTGAGTAATTTTGCGCTGGCGGAGCGGCAGATGGCGATCATGGGGGGGCTCACATGGCTCTGATGAATCACTTGCCACGGTGGGTCCGGCGGCTTCTGAGGTCCGGCTCCCACGCTCTCGCCCTGCATGACGCTATCGAGGCGCGCTTCACCGAGGTGGAGGCGGATTTGGCCCTCGCCGCTGCCGATACGACGATCGGCACGGCAAGTGACGAGGGGCTCGAGCGCTGGGGCGAAGAGCTCAATGAGCAGCGGATGACCGGCGAAACTCGCGAGCAGTATGCGCTTCGCCTCAAGGCCATCAAGCAAGGCCAGGCGGTGAACGAGGAGGGTCTTCGCTTCGCCTTGGACAAGTGGGGCCTGGCTTATCAGATGCTGGAGTTCGGCGATGCCTCGACCTTCTGGGACCGAGGCTTTTACGACCGCGAGGCCATCTCCGTTCCTGCGCGCCAGCTCGTGATTACGTTCGGCGATCCGTTCCTCGGGAAGACCCCGACGCCCACCCAGATTGCAGATGCCAAGCAGCGAGCCAACAACGCCATTCGAGACGTCAATCGTGTCAGAGCCCGCGGCGTGAAGGTCATCGCCGTCTTACCCATGAGCCTGCAATAGCGCCCTCGCTGCATCACTTTTTCAAGCCCTCGCCGTTACTTGGCGAGGGTTTCCTTCATCTGAAAAGGAGTCAGATCAAATGCCGAATCAAAGCGCGCACGGTAGCATTCACGTCCCGAGCAATAGCGCTTTCCTGTCCGGGGAAGTCAATCGCAACATGAGCATGGCGCGAGAGGATGAGGCGGTGCGTCTCAAGACCTTGTTCGCCGGGACTCCGCTCGTCTATAACGGCCTTTCTGTCAGCCCAAGCGGCAGCGGTCTGGGGATCACCGTCGCGGCGGGCGAAGGGATCGACGGTGCCGGCTATCCTATCTACGTCCCCTCCACCGTTCCCAGTACCGCCGTCGCTTACGGTTTGCCTGCCGAGGGGATCGCTCCCACCATGACTCTCGCTGCGGCGCATGCCACCTTGCCTCGTATCGACCTGGTGTACGTGCGGGCCGCGACGCTTCTCACCGACTTCACCGCCATCCTCACCAACGATGGCATCAGCACGAGCACGCAGACTCTGCCCCAGACCCGCCTGAGTTACTTCACCCTCGGCGTGGTGCAGGGGATCCCCGCCGCAAGCCCCGTGGCGCCCGCGAAGCTGCTCGCGACGGATCTGGTGCTGGCTCAGGTGCAGGTGAACGCCGCGGCCACGGTGCTCAACGCCGGGAACATCGCGGATCTGCGGAAGACGCTGGGTGGTGCGCCGATCCTGAATCAGCCCAATACCTTCTCCGCCCTTCAGACTTTCACGGCCGGACTGACGCTCTCGGCCGGCAAGGCGACCGCAGCCGCCTCGGCGGCTGCCGGGTCGGGCTTCAACCTGCCTCACGGCGTGGCACCGACGACGCCGGTGAACGGGGATATCTGGACCACGACGGCCGGCCTGTTTGCGCGTATCAACGGAGCGAACCAGCAGATGCTCTCCTCGGTGGGGCTCAGCTTGCCGAGCATCTTCACCGTGAGTGGCTCCCCAGTCAGCGCGGGCTCCGGCACGTTGACGGCGACGCTCGCCAATCAGGCCGCCAATCAGGTCTTCGCGGGTCCTGCCTCGGGGAGTGCAGCCGCGCCCACGTTCCGCTCCTTGGTGGTCGCCGATCTGCCGACGGTGGACATCGCACACGGCGGCACCGGGGCCACCACCAAAATTGCGGCTTTTGACGCGCTCTCGCCCATGTCGGCGCTCGGCGATCTCATCTACGGGGGGGCGGCAGGCACTAACACGCGATTGGCCGGGAACACGACGACCACCCGGAAATTTCTGCGCGAGGTGGGGGATGGCACCAACGCGGCGGCCCCGACTTGGGATACTCTGACGGCGGCCGACATTCCCAACCTGGATACCTCAAAACTGACGTCCGGCACGCTCCCGGTCGGCCGGGGCGGGACGGGCCTCTCGACCCTTACCGCCAACGGCGTCGTCTACGCCTCAAACACGACGACGCTGACCACGGCGGCGGGCACGTCGGCTCAGATCCTGATGGCGAACGCGAGCGCGGTGCCCACTTGGACCACTCTCTCAGGGGATGCGTCGATTTCCAATACGGGCGTTCTGACCCTCGCAACGGTGCCCGCGACCAAGGGCGGTACCGGGCAAAGCGCATATTCGGTGGGTGACTTGCTGTACGCGTCCTCCGTTTCGGGGCTGTCCCGCCTCGCGGTTGGAGCAGCCGGCACGGTGCTGATCGGTGGGGTCACCCCCTCCTGGGCACCGATCGACCTGACGTATCTGCCGGGGGCCTGGACCAAGAAGGGCGTTCGTGTCGCAACGACGGCGAACATCTCGCTATCGGGCCTGCAAACGATCGATGGTGTTGTGCTCGCTGCTAACGATCGCGTGTTGGTCAAGGATCAAACGACTGCTTCACAAAACGGCATTTACCTTGCCCAGTCCGGTGCATGGACGCGTGCCGCAGACGCGGATGCCAGCGAGGAGATCGCGGGTGCGACGCTCACCGTCGATGAGGGGACTTCTTTCGGCGGTAAGCTATTTACGACCACCTTCAGGCCCAGCAATACCATCGGCAGCACTGCCATGAACTGGTACAGGGTGTATGACAGCTCGGATGCAGTCACGAGCAATACTGCAAGCAAGCTGGTCCTGAGAGATGCGTCCGGCAACTTCTCGGCGGGTACCATCACGGCAGCCCTCGCCGGTAATGCGACGACCGCTACCACCCTTCAGACCCCTCGTGCGATCAACGGGATCAACTTCGACGGTAGCGCCAACATCACCGTCACGGCGAACACCCCTAACTCGCTCACCCGCGGGGCCTACCTCACTGGGGCCAACTTCAACGGTTCGGCTGCTGTCACCTGGGCCGTCGACGCTGATTCGGCCAACACCGCAAACAAGGTTGTCGCGCGCGACACCAACGGCGATTTCGCGGCCCGTACCGTTACCCTCGGCGGGAATCTCGTCATGACAGGGACCCCCACCGCAGGGCTCGGTACGCGTGCCCAGGTCGCGACCGCGTCCTTGACCAGTAGTTCGGGCACCTCCGGAACTGTCCCTGGGGGATCCGCCAATCTGACGGCTGTCACCCTGCAAAGTGGGATGAGTCAGGGTCTGATGACCAAGGTTGAATTCCTGACGGGAACCAGCAATGCGCAGATCAAGATCTGGCGACTCGCAAGCGGCAACACCAATGACGACTTGCTGTATTGGTCGGGAACGCCGGTGGCTCATGCGGCGGGTGACATCGATATGATTCCCTTCGAACTGTGGGGGCTGGCGGGATTGGGTATCGTCTACATCCAGGTCGTGGCCGGCACCGCTGTCCTGAAGCTGACTTCTGTGAGGATCATCTAGTATGGCTGCTTCTTACGTGCACAAGCCCGAATACATCGGGCAGGTTTTTCCCGTCACTCAAGTCGAGACCTTCGAGGACGGTGTCAAGAAAATCAGCGTCGAATTGCCTGACGGCCACATCGCCTCCGTACGTGCTTCGGTCGGGGTTAGCATCCCTACGGCCGTCATGATCGTCGCTTGGGATGAAGACCATGGCTGCTACATGCTGATTCCGCCGCCGCCGATCCTGCCGATGCTCGACGTGCCGCCCGTTACCTAGTTAGGAGATCCGACGATGGCAAGTTATGGCGCTTCCGGCCGCTACATCCGCGTCTGGAACATCACCGGAGGTGAAGGCTCTGCAGGCCACAACTATAAGATCTACAATGCGTGGGGCACCTGCATTTACGATTCCGGCAACACCGGCTGGCATCCCGGCAGCGCGGACTTCGGTCCCTACGATCCGGGATACTACTACCTCTACTTCCAGTTCTGGACGTTCTGGGGCGGCTGGCAGTGGGAGAACAATGGGTCCGAGGTTCAACTAAGCTATGGTGCGACCAGTGCGATTAGCGGGACGTGGGGCGGGACCCTCAACTTCAGTGGCTCGGGCTGGTCGAGCGGCCAGGGAATCTCGAACTCGCATCTGCAGGTCAGGCGTCTCAACGACGATTCGTATCACTACTGGACGGGCTTTACCGGCGGCAACGACAAGTCCAGCACTCTGACTGGACGAGGGGCCGGGCGATACGAAGTCCACTTCAGTTGTCACGACGCACGCGGCGACAACTTCTCTTATAGTTCTGTCTACGAACTCTATCCGATTCCGCCAGCACCGAACAATCCGCGCACGGTCGAGACGAACTGGCCCTTTACCTTCAACTACACCTACAGCTCAGGGACGGTGCAACGCTATAACACGACCGTTTCATGGGACGGGGCGGTGAAGGCTTCCGCCAACAACACTAATGGCAGTTGGAATCCGTCGCTTGTGGTGAACAAGATCGTGGTGTACAGCGCAAACCAAGAAAACTACACCGGGGCTGGCCCTTGGGCCTCGGTGACGACCCACACCTTCCGGTCCCCCTATCGCCTGAGCAACGTGCTCAAGCGGGCGTACAACTTCCAGAAGCGAGCATCTGGCGCTCAGGGGATGATGTAGCCCCAGCCTGTTTGAATGCTCGTGCAGTTGAACCATACAAAGAGCCCGTCTTGTCATGCGCGAGACGGGCTCTTGTTTTTGAGATTTAAATTCGATGCCTCAGCCGGAAAGGAGTAGCACCATGACCCAGCGTTACCCCCCTATGCCCGAGTTGACCAGGGTCCAGATTATCGTGGGGATCATCTTGGGCCTCGCCATGCCGGGCGGTGCTTTCGCTGCTGCTTGGGGGGGCCATGACGCTCAGATCCGGGCCATCCAGAAGCAGCTGGACTCCACCGTCACCCGGGCCGAGTTACAACCCATCGCCGAGAACTTACGAGAGATGAAGGAAGAGGTGAAAGGCTTGCGCTCGGACCTTATTGCCGTCATCAAGGATAGGCGGTGAGAGGCATGCTCAACTCCCCCCTCAATCTTCCCATCGGCAGTGTCAGGGCAATCCTGGCACTGCTTCTTGTTTCATCTGTGGCCATCCCTGTGACGTTCGGTCGCGAT
Protein-coding regions in this window:
- a CDS encoding baseplate J/gp47 family protein — translated: MASVTKNSTYHFEKLKAAVKARVPGLIFRAWDPLTAWLDATSKRAAEVSAAIAQVRNDFFIDSAQGDMLRRRLETNEGIPRLLARGADDGLVTLSRQTPPNAPITFPVGAIRVAPPPDPSKPSADRPFYTNAQPLIIAPGATSWTVPFIASRGGTDTNMPVGIALQIITQSTQLDGAVVAEAFTNGTDDESDSAYRLRAKLEIRSRTKGTDDSLIAAALTAGAVVAYTVEDFTTPGAAPVTLYCADGNGLLPPALLAEVRRHLNGDRNANPPISAARAKGIWVDVKPIEGVTFNFSIKLVLQPWVTGTLVSQLREDVLGAVTTYVRSLNDPGANDRVMRINRIKDICLSFQGRGVIDVDNASFLPVSNFALAERQMAIMGGLTWL